A region of the Sphingomonas sp. S2-65 genome:
GCGCACCCTCGATCGGCGAGCTGTTCGGGGCGCAGTCGCGCTTCGACCAGACGCTGGACGATCCGTGCACCAGCGCGGCGGGCGGGCTGTTCCAGAGCAACGCCACCGTGCGCGCCAACTGCATCGCCAACGGCGTGCCGGCGAGCGGCAGCTATGTCGAACCGCAAGGCGGCCAGATCAGCGTGCTGACTGGCGGCAATGCCGACGTGAAGCCGGAGACCGCCAAGACCTGGGTGTTCGGCGGGGTATACAGCCCGGCCTGGGCACGCGGCGGCTTCGCCAGCGCGCTGAGCCTCGAAGTCAATTACTACGACATCAAGGTCGACGGCGCGATCCAGTCGATCCCGGCCGAAGTGCTGCTCGGCCGCTGCGCCCAGGACGGCGACGCGCTGTCCTGTGCGGCGGTGGAGCGGACGCCAGCCGGCTTCATCTCGGCGATCAACGGCGTGCTGCTCAACACCGGCGGCATCCGCACCCGCGGCGTCGACGCGACTCTGAACCTGCGCACCCGCCAGTCGGGAGCCGGCACCTTCGGGCTGTCGGTCAGCGGCAACTATCTGCTGAAGTACGAGGAGACGGTGCCGGCGACCGACGGGTTCACCAGCACCGACTATACCGGCACCGAGCGCGGTAGCCCGGATCAAGCCTATCCCCACTTCAAGGGCCAGGCGACGCTCGACTGGGATATCGGCCCCGTGGCGATGGCCTTTACCGGGCGCTATATCGACAATGTGATCGAGGGTCAGAACGGCAGGTCGCTCGACAGCCGCTTCTATGCCGATGTGCAGGCGACGTTCCGGCCAAGCTGGATGGGCGAGCGCTTCGGGCTGAGCCTGGGCGTGAACAACCTGTTCGACAAGGATCCGCCGGCCTGCGTCTCGTGCAGCCTGAACAACTATGATCCGACCACCTACGACATCCCGGGCCGGTTCGGGTACGCCCGGCTGAGCTACGGCTTCTGATCCGCGTTCCCTCCCCTTATTGGAGGGGCCAGGGTGATTTTAGCGCCAGCTGGGGTCCTGCCTCAGCTGGCGCTTTCCTTTTCATTCTCGCGATGTCGCGGTTATGGCGGTGGCTTCCTCGTGAGCGGGAAACCCCTCCGTCAGCGCTTCGCGCTGCCACCTCCCCTTGCAGGGGAGGATCATGGCGGGGCAGACAACGGTGTCATTTGCTGCAACCGGCCCCGGCGATGATTGCAATTGCAACAACCGCACCCCCTCGCCAGATACATCTATGATGTTGCGGTGCAACAATGCTGCTGTGCGAGGTTTTCCGATGTTCTCTCTTCTGTCGATCTATTTCCAGTATCGCCGCCAGGTTTCCGCCGAGCGCCAGGCGCGCGCCACCGTTGCCACGTTGCCGGTGCGGGCTGCTGCCAAGCAGGCCATCGAGCTTCCGCTCGCCGCCTGAAGCTGTGCGGCCGGGCGGCAATGCCGCAGGTCGCAGGAATATCCGTTACCCGGCCTTGGGCCGGATCCCGCTTCTTATTCTATCGGTGAGAGGCAGCGGACCCGGCTCACGGCCGGGGTGACCAAGGCACAAGAGAAAAGGGGGAGCGTCGCCGCTCCCCCTTTTCTTTTGCGTGCCCGGGATCGGCCCCGTGCCGGGTTCGGATCCGGACATAAGAAAGGGAGCAGGGCGGCTGCCCTGCTCCCTTCCGGGTCTTTGACGCTTAGAACTTGGCGCGGAAGCCGGCGGTGAAGCGGCGACCGAACACGTCGAAGTTGTCAGTGGTCTCGAGCCCGGTCGGGGTGCCGAAAGGCGTGCCCGGCAGGTACTGCGGCTTGGTGTCGAAGACGTTGTCCACGTTCAGGTAGAAGGTGAAGTCCTCGCCGACATTCTGCGACAGCTGGACGTTGTGCAGCCAGTAGTCCTTGATGTCGTTCAGAGCCACGACCTCAGGATCGTTGCTGATGAACGTGTCGCGCAGGTACGGACCGCCGCTCAGGAACGTCGTCTGCCAGCTGATCGCGGCCCCTGCGAACCCATAGGTAGCCCGTGCCGAAGCGCGGTGCGTCGAATAGGCGGCGCCGAAGGTGCCGGCATTCTCCACCGGCTCCGAAGAGGGATCGCTCTGCGTCTTGAAGTCCAGAACGTAGGTGTAGTTGATGTTCAGCGACAGCTGGTCATCGCCGGCCAGGCCAAGCGGCGTGGCATAGCGCAGCTGCGCATCGAAGCCGCGCGACTGATACCCTGCGATGTTGATCAGCTGCGAGTTCACCGTCTGCAGGATGCCGGTGGGGAAGCGGATCACGTTGTCGCAATATACCGGGGTGTTGGTGAGCAGGCACTGCTCGACCGTGTAGCTGCGGCCCACCGAGTTGATCGCGTCGTCGATCTTGATGTCGTAGTAATCGACCGAGAACGAGAAGCCGCGCAGCGCGCGCGGCGTCAGGACCACGCCGGCAGTGATCGTCCTGGCGGTTTCCTCCTGGAGATTTTGATTACCGCCCGTGAAGCCGTTTACGCCCTGCGTGTCGGCCAGCGTGTACTGGAACGTGCCGCCCGGATTGGCTGCGAAGAAGTTCGCGATGCCCGGGATGGCGCGGCAGGCCGCGTCGGTTTCGCCCGTCGACGTTGCAGTGATGCCGTCGCAGGGATCGGTGACCGCAGCGAACGTCTCGGACGGGGCGCTGAACAGCTCGGAGTTGTTCGGCGCACGGTTGGAAACGGCGTAGCGGCCGCGGAAGCGGACACCCTGCACCGGCTCCCATTCGGCACCGGCGTTCCAGCTGAACACCGATCCGATGGTCGAATAGTCGGAATAGCGCGCCGCGCCGGTGAGGCCGAGATATTCGAAACCGCCCTTGTTCGAGATGAGCGGTACGTTCAGCTCGCCGAACACTTCGTACACGTCCTGATTGCCGCGAAGATCGGGGATCTGGTTGCCCGAGTTGCCGCCGGTGTTGGTCAGAACGTCGAGATCGTCGAAGGTCGAGTCATAGCGATACTCGACACCGACCGCCGCGCCGACGCCGCCGGCGCCCCACAGATCGAACAGCGACGAAGAAGAGACCGACGCCGTGAAGACGTGCTGCTCGTTGGTGATCGTCTCCGACTTCGGTACGACCGCCTGGACGTAGGCGGAAGCGCGCGGATCCGCGGTGTTGAACCCGAACAGGTTGATCGGGATACAACCATCCGCGCGGGCGGCGACGTCACGGCAGACGATGTCGACGCCGACGACGTTGCCCGGGCCGACGCGAAGCGCGTCGAGCGCATTGCGATAGCGGTTGTTGTCGATGTCCTCGCTGGCGTTGAAGTCCTTCACGTGGCCGTAGACGTAGCTGACATCGTAGTTGATGTTCGAACCCAGGTCGCCGCGGACGCCAAGGACCGCCCGCCAGGTGTCGCGCTGTACCTGATTGCTGCGGTTGAACACGTCGTTCTGGCGACGGCGGCCGCCGATCGAAGCTACGTCATTGTTGGGATCCCCGTCCGAGTTCGCTGCAGCGATTGCAGCCGCGATCGGTGCGGGGATGAACGCGTTGGTGATCGGAATGCCGTACGGATCGACGTCGCGGAAGTAGATGTCGTTCAGCAGATCGAGCGGGTAAGCCTCGATACGCGACGTCGCGCCAACGCGGGCATAGGTGCCTTCCGCATAAACCTTCATGCCGTCTGCGACGTCATAGTTGAAGACGCCGTTGACGAGGTAGCGCTCGAGCGGCGTGGCGATGTAGCGCGAACCGTTGCGGTTGAAGCCATAGCCAGGCGTGCCCAGGCGAGGAATGATCGCCAGGCTGTTGTCCGGGTTGAACGAGAAGGTGCTGCTGCCGCCGGCGAGGATCGGGCGCGCAACGCCAGTGTCGCTCACCAGCTGGTACTGGCCCTG
Encoded here:
- a CDS encoding TonB-dependent receptor plug domain-containing protein, coding for MKTQIRSVLLASTLLTIAAPAWAQTNPAAECVPDETTNCDQAEDNGEVLVTGSRIARPEVDSPVPVTVIDRTQILQDGAANVSDFINELPQVGIGSTRTNTNFLTSGTGIATVNLRALGSSRTLTLVNGRRFIGGFAGDSSVDLNNIPIDMIERTEIITGGSSAVYGSDAIAGVLNFILARSSASEGPPVRRAPQGTYAPQGQYQLVSDTGVARPILAGGSSTFSFNPDNSLAIIPRLGTPGYGFNRNGSRYIATPLERYLVNGVFNYDVADGMKVYAEGTYARVGATSRIEAYPLDLLNDIYFRDVDPYGIPITNAFIPAPIAAAIAAANSDGDPNNDVASIGGRRRQNDVFNRSNQVQRDTWRAVLGVRGDLGSNINYDVSYVYGHVKDFNASEDIDNNRYRNALDALRVGPGNVVGVDIVCRDVAARADGCIPINLFGFNTADPRASAYVQAVVPKSETITNEQHVFTASVSSSSLFDLWGAGGVGAAVGVEYRYDSTFDDLDVLTNTGGNSGNQIPDLRGNQDVYEVFGELNVPLISNKGGFEYLGLTGAARYSDYSTIGSVFSWNAGAEWEPVQGVRFRGRYAVSNRAPNNSELFSAPSETFAAVTDPCDGITATSTGETDAACRAIPGIANFFAANPGGTFQYTLADTQGVNGFTGGNQNLQEETARTITAGVVLTPRALRGFSFSVDYYDIKIDDAINSVGRSYTVEQCLLTNTPVYCDNVIRFPTGILQTVNSQLINIAGYQSRGFDAQLRYATPLGLAGDDQLSLNINYTYVLDFKTQSDPSSEPVENAGTFGAAYSTHRASARATYGFAGAAISWQTTFLSGGPYLRDTFISNDPEVVALNDIKDYWLHNVQLSQNVGEDFTFYLNVDNVFDTKPQYLPGTPFGTPTGLETTDNFDVFGRRFTAGFRAKF